One region of Armatimonadota bacterium genomic DNA includes:
- a CDS encoding arginine decarboxylase, pyruvoyl-dependent yields the protein MWEFPKAVSLVAGAGEAATELNAFDRALMDAGIANLNFIKVTSIVPPGASVVPLPRLYPGMLVPAVYAQIVSHTPGERIAAALGVGICREAYGVIMEYSHMGTAENAELIVRRMVEEAFRLRQLRLDEVHVASREHVVERTGCVVAAALMWPAPDGAPPQGGTR from the coding sequence ATGTGGGAGTTCCCCAAAGCAGTGAGCCTGGTGGCGGGCGCGGGCGAGGCAGCCACCGAGCTGAACGCCTTCGACCGCGCCCTGATGGACGCCGGGATCGCCAACCTCAACTTCATTAAGGTGACCAGCATCGTGCCCCCGGGCGCCTCGGTGGTGCCCCTGCCCCGGCTCTATCCGGGGATGCTGGTGCCGGCGGTCTACGCCCAGATCGTAAGCCACACCCCGGGGGAGCGCATCGCCGCCGCCCTAGGTGTCGGCATCTGCCGAGAGGCCTACGGGGTGATCATGGAGTACTCGCACATGGGGACGGCGGAGAACGCCGAGCTGATCGTCCGACGCATGGTGGAGGAGGCCTTCCGCCTTCGCCAGCTGCGCCTGGACGAGGTGCACGTTGCTTCCCGCGAGCACGTGGTGGAGCGCACTGGCTGCGTGGTGGCCGCGGCGCTGATGTGGCCGGCACCTGACGGCGCCCCGCCTCAGGGAGGGACGAGATGA